Proteins from one Telopea speciosissima isolate NSW1024214 ecotype Mountain lineage chromosome 1, Tspe_v1, whole genome shotgun sequence genomic window:
- the LOC122645281 gene encoding protein CANDIDATE G-PROTEIN COUPLED RECEPTOR 7-like — MNKNGLSLQIFFLSLLLTFASAEITNLKITADSRGMILFEKFGFTHTGHVMVSVTDVSYSSPSQTDLSRFGFFLLSEEALIQVVLEAEPNPNFCILDSRYTIPLFTFKDLSLSQRNFNHSYPVSTPSEYSLYFANCVPESQVTMTVHTETFNTDNGVKDYLPAGQTQLPMLYFLFSLAYFAFLGFWIYVCYSNRLSLHRIHILMASLLLMKALNLICAAEDKHYVKVTGTPHGWDVLFYIFQFLRVVLLFTVIVLIGTGWSFLKPFLQEREKKVLMIVIPLQVLANLASVVIGETGPFIKDWVTWNQVFLLVDIVCCCAIIFPIVWSIRSLRETSKTDGKAARNLAKLTLFRQFYIVVIGYLYFTRIVVFALRTISSYNYQWVSNAAEETASLAFYLVMFYMFRPIEKNEYFVIDEEEEEAAEAALRDEEFEL, encoded by the coding sequence ATGAACAAAAATGGCCTTAGCCTGcaaatcttcttcctctctctcctcctcacctTTGCCTCCGCAGAGATTACAAACCTGAAGATCACGGCCGACTCCCGAGGCATGATCCTCTTCGAGAAATTTGGCTTCACCCACACCGGCCACGTCATGGTTTCTGTCACCGATGTCTCATACTCCTCGCCCTCCCAAACCGACCTCTCCCGCTTTGGCTTCTTCCTCCTATCCGAAGAAGCCCTCATTCAGGTCGTTCTGGAAGCCGAACcgaaccctaatttctgcatCCTTGACAGCCGCTACACCATTCCCCTCTTCACCTTCAAGGACCTCTCCTTGTCCCAGCGGAACTTCAACCATTCTTACCCCGTCTCTACCCCCAGTGAATACAGCCTTTACTTCGCCAACTGCGTCCCAGAGAGCCAGGTCACCATGACCGTACACACAGAGACCTTCAACACCGACAACGGCGTCAAGGACTACCTGCCGGCCGGCCAGACACAGCTGCCCATGCTTTATTTCCTCTTCTCACTCGCGTATTTCGCTTTCCTAGGGTTTTGGATCTACGTCTGCTACAGTAACAGGCTCTCCCTTCACCGGATCCATATCCTCATGGCCAGTCTCCTCCTCATGAAAGCCTTGAATCTGATCTGCGCCGCCGAGGATAAGCATTACGTTAAGGTCACTGGGACCCCTCACGGTTGGGATGTTCTCTTCTACATATTCCAGTTTCTCAGGGTTGTCTTGCTCTTCACTGTGATCGTCTTGATTGGGACGGGTTGGTCTTTCCTTAAGCCCTTCttgcaggagagagagaagaaggtttTGATGATCGTGATCCCTCTCCAGGTTCTCGCCAACTTGGCTTCTGTTGTGATTGGGGAGACTGGGCCCTTCATCAAGGATTGGGTCACTTGGAATCAAGTGTTTTTGTTGGTCGATATCGTGTGTTGTTGCGCCATTATCTTCCCGATCGTGTGGTCCATTAGGTCGCTGAGGGAGACCTCTAAGACTGATGGGAAGGCTGCCCGGAATTTGGCCAAGTTGACCCTTTTCCGGCAGTTCTACATAGTTGTGATTGGTTACTTGTACTTCACCAGGATTGTCGTGTTTGCGCTCAGGACTATTTCTTCTTACAATTATCAGTGGGTAAGCAATGCCGCAGAGGAGACTGCGAGTCTTGCTTTCTATTTGGTAATGTTTTATATGTTTCGGCCGATTGAGAAGAACGAGTACTTTGTCAttgatgaggaggaagaagaggctGCGGAGGCAGCTCTTCGGGATGAAGAGTTTGAGCTTTAA
- the LOC122647146 gene encoding phosphatidate phosphatase PAH1-like codes for MNVVGKVGSIISQGVYSVATPFHPFGGAVDVIVVEQQDGTYRSTPWYVRFGKFQGVLKGSEKIVRISVNGVEAGFHMYLDNSGEAYLIAEVLPSKDQKIDGLQKNPEDPEVPQLESNGSCSIGNDSSNDNCVSLSRDENAVSSTEEFFISNECLSLNIDQIENVEAANERQLYTFQSDKSHGADSIGSSEFEAYRYESLDHVENVVESQGQDSEVVLVSVDGHILTAPISSLEQNTDNLQLSTPQFHLGPGDGTDYTGGNEEFCTGEDGWAADYLSDIDVSAPNSTSEGIPICDVDKADQNPSEVCEIANKVIPQTQDAQTIESIKRDHGHSKKEIFGSRSDFSDLRIGVADAQNIGSPCMEVTTKQGTEDPLAVSPSSLPAKEQTEATNDPVFNAGIGLSLPPSPGSAGNSISAGLSIDVEAFENNNLIDERSDNDDSDSMSVHSVSNDPGWKDEQFGVAPEALGLHRSPGGPSLEEECSRNEIAEIQKGALGGGMGFEISLCANLLYAGMGMGPAGVAFDAHCISEEEFKASAALITKNENLIVRFKERYLTWDKAAPVILGMAAFGLDLPVEPKDAIPVEQDESPKPQEDDSGATSSPSSRRWRLWPIPFRRVKTLQHTTSNLSTEEVFVDSEPGSQNPPLEPSPTSGGDSESRHKQIVRTIVPTTEQIASLNLKEGQNMVTFSFSTRVLGTQKVDAHIYLWKWNARIVISDVDGTITKSDVLGQFMPLVGKDWTQSGVARLFSAIKENGYQLLFLSARAIVQAYLTRSFLLNIKQDGKTLPNGPVVISPDGLFPSLYREVIRRAPHEFKIACLEDIKALFPKDYNPFYAGFGNRDTDELSYRKIGIPKGKIFIINPKGEVAINHSIDVKSYTSLHTLVNDMFPPTSLVEQEDFNSWNYWKMPLPNTD; via the exons ATGAATGTGGTAGGTAAGGTCGGGAGCATCATTTCTCAGGGTGTTTACTCTGTTGCTACCCCATTCCATCCCTTTGGTGGGGCTGTTGATGTTATTGTTGTGGAGCAGCAGGATGGGACCTACCGGAGCACCCCTTGGTATGTGCGATTTGGTAAATTTCAAGGTGTCCTTAAAGGTTCTGAGAAGATTGTTCGCATCTCTGTAAATGGAGTAGAAGCTGGTTTCCATATGTACCTTGATAATTCTGGTGAAGCGTATTTAATTGCAGAGGTTCTGCCCAGTAAAGATCAGAAGATTGACGGGCTTCAGAAGAATCCTGAGGATCCAGAAGTTCCACAGCTAGAAAGTAATGGCAGCTGTAGCATTGGTAACGACAGTAGTAATGATAATTGCGTAAGTCTTAGTCGAGATGAAAATGCTGTATCCAGTACagaggaattttttatttccaatGAATGTCTTTCCTTAAATATAGACCAAATTGAGAATGTTGAAGCAGCTAACGAAAGACAGCTATATACATTTCAAAGCGACAAATCTCATGGAGCGGATTCCATTGGGTCATCAGAGTTTGAGGCTTATCGTTATGAGAGCTTAGATCATGTTGAGAATGTTGTGGAATCTCAGGGTCAAGACTCAGAGGTGGTGTTGGTGAGTGTGGATGGGCACATACTGACAGCACCAATCTCTTCATTGGAACAAAACACGGATAATCTGCAGTTAAGTACGCCACAATTTCATCTGGGTCCAGGTGACGGAACCGACTATACTGGAGGCAATGAGGAGTTTTGTACTGGTGAAGATGGATGGGCTGCTGATTATTTGAGTGATATTGATGTATCTGCACCTAATAGTACCTCAGAAGGCATACCCATATGTGATGTTGACAAGGCTGATCAGAATCCTTCTGAAGTTTGTGAAATTGCCAACAAAGTTATCCCACAAACTCAAGATGCTCAGACCATTGAAAGCATCAAAAGAGATCATGGTCACTCAAAGAAAGAGATCTTTGGGAGTCGCTCAGATTTCTCAGATTTACGCATTGGAGTTGCAGATGCTCAAAACATTGGTTCTCCATGCATGGAGGTGACCACAAAACAAGGCACTGAAGATCCACTTGCTGTTTCTCCTTCCAGTCTTCCAGCAAAGGAGCAAACTGAAGCCACAAATGATCCCGTATTCAATGCTGGTATTGGGTTATCCCTACCTCCTAGTCCAGGTTCTGCCGGCAACAGTATATCTGCAGGTTTAAGCATTGATGTTGAGGCTTTTGAGAACAATAATTTGATAGATGAGAGATCTGATAATGATGATTCTGACAGCATGTCTGTCCATTCTGTAAGCAATGATCCAGGATGGAAGGATGAACAATTTGGTGTAGCACCAGAAGCTCTTGGGTTACACCGTAGTCCAGGAGGACCTTCGCTTGAAGAAGAATGCAGTCGCAATGAGATAGCAGAAATTCAGAAAGGAGCTTTAGGTGGAGGAATGG GATTTGAGATTTCTCTATGTGCAAATCTTCTTTATGCTGGAATGGGGATGGGTCCTGCTGGTGTAGCCTTTGATGCACATTGCATATCTGAAGAGGAGTTCAAAGCTTCTGCGGCATTGATTACTAAGAATGAAAACCTTATTGTTAGATTTAAAGAGAGGTACTTAACATGGGATAAAGCTGCTCCTGTGATTCTCGGAATGGCTGCATTTGGTTTAGATTTACCTGTTGAGCCAAAAGATGCAATTCCTGTCGAACAGGATGAGTCACCAAAGCCCCAGGAAGATGATTCTGGAGCCACTTCCTCACCTTCTAGCCGCAGATGGAGGCTTTGGCCAATACCATTTAGAAGAGTTAAAACTCTCCAGCACACCACCAGTAACTTATCAACTGAGGAGGTGTTTGTTGATTCAGAACCTGGCTCACAAAACCCACCTCTGGAACCATCTCCAACATCCGGGGGTGACAGTGAGTCTCGTCATAAGCAGATAGTAAGAACAATTGTTCCCACTACTGAGCAGATTGCTTCTTTGAATCTTAAAGAAGGTCAGAATATGGTAACCTTCAGTTTTTCTACCAGGGTCCTAGGAACTCAAAAG GTTGATGCCCATATCTACCTGTGGAAGTGGAATGCACGGATTGTCATCTCTGATGTTGATGGGACCATTACCAA GTCGGATGTCCTTGGTCAATTCATGCCACTAGTGGGGAAGGATTGGACGCAATCTGGAGTAGCACGGCTTTTCTCTGCCATTAAg GAAAATGGTTATCAACTACTTTTTCTGAGTGCACGTGCAATTGTTCAGGCATATCTAACCAGAAGTTTTCTTCTCAACATCAAGCAG GATGGAAAAACATTACCAAATGGGCCTGTTGTCATTTCACCTGATGGATTATTTCCTTCATTGTACCGAGAAG TAATAAGAAGAGCACCTCATGAGTTCAAGATTGCATGTTTAGAG GATATTAAAGCACTTTTTCCTAAAGATTACAATCCATTCTATGCGGGCTTCGGGAATAGAGACACTGATGAGCTCAGCTACCGGAAAATTGGGATCCCAAAAGGCAAAATATTCATTATCAATCCTAAG GGTGAAGTAGCCATCAATCACAGCATTGATGTGAAGTCATACACCTCTTTGCACACGCTAGTCAATGACATGTTCCCACCCACTTCATTAGTTGAGCAG GAGGATTTCAACTCATGGAATTATTGGAAAATGCCACTGCCTAACACTGATTGA
- the LOC122647192 gene encoding isocitrate dehydrogenase [NAD] catalytic subunit 5, mitochondrial-like, protein MASQILRRVLCGRQSGQISTALIENPSSLRLISSPVRALSSDASESIQATIFPGDGIGPEIAESVKQVFNAAGVPIEWEEHFVGDKVDPRTESFLTWESLESVRRNKVGLKGPMATPIGKGHRSLNLTLRKELGLYANVRPCYSLPGYKTRYDDVNLVTIRENTEGEYSGLEHQVVRGVVESLKIITRQASLRVAEYAFHYAKTNGRQRVSAIHKANIMRKTDGLFLKCCREVAEKYPEIDYEEVIIDNCCMMLVKNPALFDVLVMPNLYGDIISDLCAGLVGGLGLTPSCNIGEGGIALAEAVHGSAPDIAGKNLANPTALLLSGVMMLRHLELTDQAEQIHGAIIKTIAEGKYRTVDLGGTSSTSDFTKAVCDNL, encoded by the exons ATGGCGTCGCAAATCCTCAGACGCGTTCTATGTGGCCGTCAATCCGGGCAGATATCGACTGCGTTGATCGAAAATCCTTCTTCATTGAGGCTTATTTCATCCCCTGTTCGAGCACTATCGTCTGATGCCTCAGAGTCAATCCAGGCTACTATTTTCCCCGGCGACGGAATCGGACCTGAGATCGCTGAATCCGTTAAGCAG GTGTTTAATGCTGCTGGAGTACCCATAGAATGGGAAGAACATTTTGTGGGAGACAAGGTAGACCCAAGAACAGAGAGTTTTCTGACATGGGAAAGTCTAGAATCTGTGCGTAGAAATAAAGTTGGGTTAAAAGGGCCCATGGCTACTCCAATTGGGAAAGGCCATAGGTCTTTGAACCTTACTCTAAGGAAAGAACTTGGTCTCTATGCTAATGTCAGACCTTGCTACAGCCTCCCTGGCTACAAAACTCGGTACGATGATGTCAATCTTGTCACAATCCGGGAGAACACCGAAGGAGAATATAGTGGTCTTGAACATCAG GTGGTGAGAGGTGTCGTTGAGAGTCTCAAAATTATAACCCGCCAAGCAAGTCTGAGGGTGGCAGAGTATGCTTTTCACTATGCCAAGACTAATGGAAGGCAGAGGGTGTCTGCCATCCATAAAGCCAACATCATGAGGAAGACGGACGGTCTTTTTCTTAAG TGCTGTCGTGAGGTTGCGGAGAAGTACCCGGAGATAGACTATGAGGAAGTCATTATCGACAACTGTTGTATGATG CTTGTTAAAAACCCTGCACTTTTTGATGTATTGGTGATGCCTAACTTGTATGGAGACATCATCAGTGACCTCTGCGCTGGCTTGGTTGGGGGTTTAGGTTTGACTCCTAG CTGTAACATTGGCGAGGGAGGCATTGCTCTTGCTGAGGCTGTCCATGGTTCAGCACCCGATATTGCTGGGAAG AACCTTGCAAATCCTACGGCTTTGCTGTTGAGTGGTGTTATGATGTTACGGCATTTGGAACTGACTGATCAAGCTGAACAAATCCACGGTGCCATCATCAAGACAATAGCAGAGGGGAAGTATCGAACAGTTGACCTTGGAGGCACCTCCTCAACCTCAGATTTTACAAAAGCAGTTTGTGATAATCTTTGA